From a region of the Rhipicephalus sanguineus isolate Rsan-2018 unplaced genomic scaffold, BIME_Rsan_1.4 Seq4173, whole genome shotgun sequence genome:
- the LOC119377241 gene encoding E3 SUMO-protein ligase ZBED1-like, protein MFNTCRTKKLKQLKLKLKLKEAICLELATSETTVANQAPQEWKAVAGLVKALEPIASATKDLSGHKYATLSSVVPLLYGTQMVLKDCIAADDDTSEFARNFLKSMRTRFPGQDEQKKYVLATACDPRFKNLFCTETFQETRLLELARTELQQLPPEEESSDCVEASTSTAHKERVSSIWNSIEKLAVSSERRHCTETANIKEFKRYLREPTCRRDQDPLAWWKETGKQHFPELCKMAMKDMGIPATSVPSEKLFSTAGNIVTARREKLTSDHVQQLLFLHENL, encoded by the coding sequence ATGTTCAATACCTGCCGCACAAAGAAGCTGAAGCAGCTGAAGCTGAAGCTGAAGCTGAAGGAAGCCATCTGTTTGGAGCTGGCCACCTCTGAGACAACAGTGGCCAACCAGGCACCACAGGAGTGGAAAGCTGTGGCTGGACTAGTCAAAGCTCTTGAACCAATTGCATCGGCGACCAAAGATCTTAGTGGCCACAAATATGCAACTTTGTCATCAGTGGTACCGCTTTTGTATGGAACACAGATGGTTCTGAAAGACTGTATTGCAGCCGATGATGACACCTCAGAGTTTGCTAGAAATTTCCTGAAAAGCATGAGGACAAGGTTTCCAGGGCAGGACGAGCAAAAGAAGTATGTGCTGGCAACCGCCTGTGACCCAAGGTTTAAGAACCTCTTCTGTACTGAAACATTCCAGGAAACAAGGCTTTTGGAGCTTGCAAGAACTGAGTTGCAGCAGCTCCCTCCAGAAGAAGAATCAAGTGACTGTGTCGAAGCGTCGACATCTACAGCTCACAAGGAGCGTGTCAGCAGCATCTGGAACAGCATTGAGAAGCTGGCAGTGTCATCAGAAAGAAGACACTGCACTGAAACAGCCAACATCAAGGAGTTTAAGCGGTACCTTCGAGAGCCCACTTGCCGCAGGGACCAAGACCCTCTAGCATGGTGGAAAGAAACAGGCAAGCAGCATTTCCCAGAATTGTGCAAGATGGCGATGAAAGACATGGGCATTCCCGCAACAAGTGTACCAAGTGAAAAGTTGTTTTCAACGGCTGGTAACATTGTTACGGCCCGGAGGGAGAAGTTGACCTCAGATCACGTACAACAGCTGCTTTTTTTGCATGAGAATTTGTAA